One window of Brachybacterium ginsengisoli genomic DNA carries:
- a CDS encoding TspO/MBR family protein, translating into MTRSPRPLARRLAVTASFLLTLAATAVGVGAFGGEPIAEAANGLLAADSTHLAPASPAFTIWSVIYAGLGAYTLWQWWDRDDERRIAGHAIASLLLNAAWILTIQAGWVGLSVVVILMLLGVLADLFRHISARPLPGMVGRIVVNGTFGLYLGWVSVATCANIAAALKGAGFGGAGNPSLLAVAVLGVVALIGLALPLAGRRAVAAPLAMIWGLAWIAVGRATDEPHAPVVALTAIAVAVVIAASAAIQQIRPASRARAVAPGTAAATRSGR; encoded by the coding sequence ATGACCCGCTCACCGCGCCCGCTCGCCCGCCGGCTCGCCGTGACCGCGAGCTTCCTGCTCACCCTGGCCGCCACCGCCGTCGGGGTGGGCGCCTTCGGGGGAGAGCCGATCGCCGAGGCCGCGAACGGCCTTCTCGCAGCGGATTCCACACACCTCGCCCCCGCCTCCCCCGCCTTCACCATCTGGTCCGTGATCTATGCGGGGCTCGGGGCCTACACCCTGTGGCAGTGGTGGGACCGGGACGACGAGCGTCGCATCGCCGGGCATGCGATCGCCTCGCTGCTGCTGAACGCGGCGTGGATCCTCACGATCCAGGCCGGGTGGGTGGGGCTCAGCGTCGTGGTGATCCTGATGCTGCTCGGGGTGCTCGCGGACCTCTTCCGCCACATCTCGGCGCGACCTCTGCCGGGCATGGTCGGCCGGATCGTGGTGAACGGCACCTTCGGCCTGTATCTCGGCTGGGTCAGCGTCGCGACGTGCGCCAACATCGCCGCAGCCCTCAAGGGCGCCGGCTTCGGCGGCGCCGGCAACCCCTCCCTGCTCGCCGTCGCCGTCCTCGGGGTCGTCGCCCTGATCGGTCTCGCGCTGCCGCTGGCAGGCCGCCGCGCCGTCGCCGCCCCGCTCGCGATGATCTGGGGCCTGGCCTGGATCGCGGTGGGCCGCGCGACCGACGAACCCCACGCCCCCGTCGTCGCCCTCACGGCCATCGCGGTCGCCGTCGTGATCGCGGCCTCCGCCGCGATCCAGCAGATCCGACCCGCCTCCCGAGCT